TTGCGCTGCCTCCGGACGCGGGTCTGCCGCCACGGGCTACAGCGCATGCTGGGGCACTCGGTGCGTTTCGCCTCCACTGGACCCGGACGGCGCGACGCTGTGGCGTAAACGGCAGACGCGTGGCGGGAGGTTTTTTCAAGCGGATCAACCAGAAACGGTGGGGGGACACGATGACGCTGGCTATCTTGATTGCCATTTCCTTAATGTGGCTGCCCGTGGCTTTGCTCTTTCTCGGCTACGGTGAAGCCAAAGGCACGGGGGCCATCTGCGCCTTCGTCGGTATCTGCGTCGTACTCGGCGCATTTGTGAATGCCATCCAAAACGACGCCTTCACGGCCGGCCTGCTTTTCGCCCACGGGCTGCTCTACTGCACGGTCGCTTTTGCCTTGCTGACCGGCTTGGAAAGCATGCATTCCGTCGGAAACGTCAGTCTGACGGTGGCCATCGTATCCTTCATCTACATGCTGATGTATTACCATGTGAAGGGGAGCAACTATTTCACGTTGGCTTGTGCCGGCTACACCGTCCTGACGCTGGAAGTATGGCTGAACGCCTATGGCAAGCTGTCCGGCAAGGTTCTTGCCTGGTCGCTTATCATCTGGGTTCCCATCGGGCTTTACATTCCTGCGTTTTTGTTGCTTGCTGGAAAGCCACTGCCTTTCTAACGCTTGTGCGACTCTCGGCCCGGTCTGTTTCTGCGGCCCGGGCCTGTTCGATTTTCTGCGTCGGTTGGGTTTCAAATCTGTTTCAGAGGGGTTTTTACGTCATTTCGGAGGAGGGAATCATGAAACGCTTTCTGCTTTTGATCGTGGCGGCCGCCCTGGTGATGACGGCCGCAGTCCGTGCCGAGGCAGCCACCGAGGTGCGGATGACGGGCGACGCGCTGGTCTACGGCAACTTTTTTGCCAACCGCAATTTCACGGGATGGAACAGCAGCAAATGGACCAATGAGGCCGGCGCCGTCCAGAAAGCCGGGACCCGGACCGAAGATCGCTTCGAAATCTGGGAACGCTTCCGCCTGCGCAGCGACTTCATTGCCAATGAGGCCGTGAAATTCCGTCTGGGCATCAAGGTGGAGGACACCTGGGGCCACGGCACTCTGACCGCCGCCAACCCGACCGTGTCCATGGAAGTCTACCAGGCCTACCTGTCCTTCAAATGGCCCGGTTGCGACGTCTCCATCACCGCCGGTCTGCAGCCGGCCGCCCTTCCCCAGAGTTCCTTTTTTGCCGGCAGCATCGTGTTCGACGAAGACGTCGCCAGCCTCATCGTCTCCGCGCCGCTCATCGACGACCACCTGACCATGATCCTGGGCTATGTGCGCACCATCTCAAGCGACCGCACCTACGCTCCGACCACCAATGACGTGTACGCCAACGAAGAGGGCTACCTGCTGGCCCTGCCCATTACCGTGGAAGGCTTCAAAGCCACCCCGTGGGCACTCTTTGGCGTCGGCGGCAAAGGCGGCCACTACCTGGAAGGCGGCGGATGGGCCGAGGGCCTGATCTCCTCGGGCCTGTTCTCCATGGCTCCGGTCGGCTGGAAGAACAACTTCATCACCGCCCTGTGGGCCGGCTCCACCCTGGAAGTCACGGCGCTTGATCCCTTCAAGTTCTACGCCGACGTGATCTGGGGCCAGCACGGCATGAACGAGTACAAGAAAAACGTGCGCAACGGCTGGTTCATCGACGCCGCCGCCGAATACACCGGCCTGACCATGGTCACCCCCCAGGCCTTCGGCTTCTGGTCCACCGGTGAAGACAGCTCCACCCGCAACGGTTCCGAGCGTATGCCCAACTTCTTCCCCGGCTCCGGCCGCGGCGGCGAGCACAACGGCGGCACCCAGTCCTGGAACGCCGGCAACAGCTTCCTGTTCGACGGCGGACAGGAACTGGTCAAGGGCTCCAACATGGGCATCTCGCCCCTTGGCGCCTGGGGTGCTGGCGCATCGCTGAACAACATCAGCTTCATCGAGAAGTTGTCCCAGCGACTGACCTTCGCCTTCGTCCACGGCACCAACTCCTCCAAGGCCATCCGCTACGCCAACGCGGTGCTTGGTTCCAATCCCATCTTCGTCATGGGCCGCGACCTGACCGCCCAGGAATGGGTCATGGGCCTCAACTTCGACACCAAGTACATGCTCTATGACAACCTGGCGCTCATCATGGAAACCGGCTGGGCCCACCCCAGCGCCTTCCAGAAGAGCGTCTGGGGCAGCCGTCTGGCCAACAAGGCCGAAGATGCCTGGAAGGTGTCTTTCGGTCTCAAGTACACCTTCTAGCCAACCACGCCATCCGACCGACGCAGGGCCGGAGTCCGAAAGGGCTCCGGCCTTTTTTGCGCCCGGCTGCCTTGCCCCGGCCCTGCCCTGGCTCTGGCCCTACCTTGGATCAACGCTGGCCCTGGCTCTGGCCCTACCCTGCCCCGGCGCTGGCTCTGTTGCCGGGCCAGAACAGCCCCCCTCCAACCGCCCCCTGGCGTTGCCAACGCCGGCCGGCTACGCTACCGTTGCCGCCCATGAGCACCGACAATCCCCGCGCCCGCCATGACCTGGAGTTCATTCCATTTGACCACGAAGGCCAGCCCGCCATCCTGGTGCGCGACCGCCTGGAAATCGTGCCCTGGGGCACCGGCATCCCCCCCGGGGTCCTGCCGGTCCTGGCCCTTCTGGACGGCCGGCATACCCTGGCCGAGGTGGCGGCTGCCGTCACCGAAGCCCAGGGCGGCCGGCTGGTGGCCGCCGAAGACGTGGCCGGACTGGTGGCCCAGCTGGACACGGCCGGACTGATGGACTCCCCGGGCTACCGGGAGCGCAAGGCAGCCATTGCCGCCGAATTTGCCGCCGCCCCCCGGCGCGACACCGTGTTTGCCGGACAGGCCTATCCCGATACGCCGGCCGCTCTGGCCGGCTATCTCGACGAGCTGCTGGCCGAAGCCCCGGCCGAGGCAACAGCCGACGCCGCCCCTCTGGCCATCATCGCCCCGCACATCGACCCCGAGGCCGGTCGGGCCGGCTATGCCGCCGCCTACGCCGCCATCCGGGGCTGCGCCCCCAGCCGGGTCATAGTCCTTGGCGTCGGGCACCAGCTCATGGCCGGACTCTATTGTCTGACCGACAAGCCCTTTGCCACGCCCCTTGGCGAAGTCGCGGTGGACGCCGCGGCCGTGGCCCGGCTGCGCCAGGCCGGGCAGGGCTGCGTGGACCCGTCCGAGCTGCCGCACAAGGCCGAGCATTCCATTGAATTTCAGGCCGTATTTTTGCACCACACCCTGAAAAAAACGCCCTTTGCCATGGTGCCCATCCTGTGCGGCTCCCCGGCCGGGCTGTTAACGGAAACCTCGCGCCGGGCCTTCCGGGACGCAACCGGGCCGTTTCTTGATGCCCTGGCGGAACTGGTGCGCCAGCCCGGCACGCTCATTGTCGCCGGCGTGGATTTTTGCCACATCGGCGGCAAATTCGGCCACGCCGAGCCGGCCGAGGCCCTGGAAGAGGCCGCGCTGGCCCATGACCGGGCGTTGCTCGACGCCCTGGCCGCCGGCGACCCGGACGCTTTCTGGGCCGAATCGGCCCGGGTGGACGACGCCTACAACGTCTGCGGCCTGACCGCCCTTGGCACCCTGGCCGAGGTGCTGCCTCCGGCCGCCATGGTGCTTTT
The nucleotide sequence above comes from Desulfovibrio sp. TomC. Encoded proteins:
- a CDS encoding AmiS/UreI family transporter, with amino-acid sequence MTLAILIAISLMWLPVALLFLGYGEAKGTGAICAFVGICVVLGAFVNAIQNDAFTAGLLFAHGLLYCTVAFALLTGLESMHSVGNVSLTVAIVSFIYMLMYYHVKGSNYFTLACAGYTVLTLEVWLNAYGKLSGKVLAWSLIIWVPIGLYIPAFLLLAGKPLPF
- a CDS encoding outer membrane homotrimeric porin — translated: MKRFLLLIVAAALVMTAAVRAEAATEVRMTGDALVYGNFFANRNFTGWNSSKWTNEAGAVQKAGTRTEDRFEIWERFRLRSDFIANEAVKFRLGIKVEDTWGHGTLTAANPTVSMEVYQAYLSFKWPGCDVSITAGLQPAALPQSSFFAGSIVFDEDVASLIVSAPLIDDHLTMILGYVRTISSDRTYAPTTNDVYANEEGYLLALPITVEGFKATPWALFGVGGKGGHYLEGGGWAEGLISSGLFSMAPVGWKNNFITALWAGSTLEVTALDPFKFYADVIWGQHGMNEYKKNVRNGWFIDAAAEYTGLTMVTPQAFGFWSTGEDSSTRNGSERMPNFFPGSGRGGEHNGGTQSWNAGNSFLFDGGQELVKGSNMGISPLGAWGAGASLNNISFIEKLSQRLTFAFVHGTNSSKAIRYANAVLGSNPIFVMGRDLTAQEWVMGLNFDTKYMLYDNLALIMETGWAHPSAFQKSVWGSRLANKAEDAWKVSFGLKYTF
- the amrB gene encoding AmmeMemoRadiSam system protein B → MSTDNPRARHDLEFIPFDHEGQPAILVRDRLEIVPWGTGIPPGVLPVLALLDGRHTLAEVAAAVTEAQGGRLVAAEDVAGLVAQLDTAGLMDSPGYRERKAAIAAEFAAAPRRDTVFAGQAYPDTPAALAGYLDELLAEAPAEATADAAPLAIIAPHIDPEAGRAGYAAAYAAIRGCAPSRVIVLGVGHQLMAGLYCLTDKPFATPLGEVAVDAAAVARLRQAGQGCVDPSELPHKAEHSIEFQAVFLHHTLKKTPFAMVPILCGSPAGLLTETSRRAFRDATGPFLDALAELVRQPGTLIVAGVDFCHIGGKFGHAEPAEALEEAALAHDRALLDALAAGDPDAFWAESARVDDAYNVCGLTALGTLAEVLPPAAMVLLGHDIMREAPTLSAVSFAAAAFTAR